One Mycobacteroides salmoniphilum DNA segment encodes these proteins:
- a CDS encoding non-ribosomal peptide synthetase — MLESEDGALSLSRGQLDIWLSQESGLVGAEWQLGLLVRIEGKVERVLLEQAVRQAICEAEPARAAFLEVNGQIVQKAIDHSELVLAFHDVRDSEDPVGHARQIASSIQRTLMPLTGQLLKFALIRTADDEYYMFGLCHHINLDGLGMAIVSRRIASIYSALVAGDPIPDAYFGTLQDLVDLETEYEASADYIEDRNYWSRNLPPDSGLDPRPPHAHEGHEGYTPSASVQIDDAVVGQIKDLTKALRVRRYSVITAACALLVRGWSTSGSEVALDFPVSRRVRPESKMLPGMLAGVVPLVLSAPPESTVAEFCQHVDVRIRELLKHQRFPAHILDGGEFGLRGPRQAGNRVAINFIPMRLTLDLAGVPATASYTNHGPMGHFGLFFIGASDQLLLSSSGDGEPFANFGVPNLALRLQRLLSEMAADPERRLSSLDSLLREELTGLNMLGNRAALTGPAGTRVSIPELFASQVSADPDAAALTFADRTLTYRELDAAADSLAVRLVSHGVGPGDRVVLLSDRSAQAVIGILAVLKVGAAYLPIDPAVPASRLEYILGDAAPVAAITTAGLRARLDGFDLAIIDLDPAADTSLDTVPAAPWLGASPDDIAYIIYTSGTTGAPKGVGVTHHNVTQLMVTLDAGLPNPGVWPLCHSLAFDVSVWEIWGALLRGGRLVVVPESITGSPADFHDVLVAEQVTVLTQTPSAVAMLSPEGLESTALAVVGEACPAAVVERWAPGRVMINAYGPTETTMCVAISAPLEAGSPDSVVPIGAPVPGAALFVLDTWMQPVPAGVVGELYVAGEGVACGYIGRSNLTASRFVACPFGQPGTRMYRTGDLVSWGDDGQLQYLGRADEQVKIRGYRIELGEVQAALSALDGVDQAAVIVREDRPGDKRLVGYVTGTAGPADVRSTLAKRLPPYMVPVAVVVLEALPLTSNNKLDTRALPTPEYGGLGADYRAPGTAVEEILVGVYAQVLGIDRVGVDDSFFDLGGDSILSMQVVARARAAGVLCRPRDVFIEQTVSRLAAIVEISGGEADVVDEGLGPVEVTPIMHWLHSVQGSAGAVDEFNQTLVVQAPSGVSEDDVVVVLQALLDRHATLRLRATDNDGAWALFVPEAGAIAARDCLYVVDALSDKALVAARSRLNVATGSMLSAVWVPGAGQLALVIHHLAVDGVSWRILLEDLNIAWAQHHSGADVVLPTGGTSFARWSSLLFEHARSTDVVEHADAWKQVLTAPARVSAVQPATDTYANAGRLSLSLDVETTRQLLGEVPAAFHAGVQDVLLIAFGLAWNEFLGTRGAPIALDIEGHGRQEEIGEAVHRRIDLSRTVGWFTTKYPASLAVGELSWGQVTAGEAALGQVVKAAKEQLRALPDGLTYGLLRYLNPDIDLSGPEPTIGFNYLGRLGAGAAELSEDFWRISHESLSMTDVAAAISMPLAHSVELNAGTMDTESGPELRANWAWAPSALDDAQADRLSQLWFEALSGICAHVRSGGGGLTPSDLAPARLTQQQIDTLVQQYEVADVLPLTPLQQGLLFQAGFAEATGDSVGDDVYAVQLGLTVTGPLDAGRLRAAVYTVVRRHPNLAAVFSEEYGEPLQIILADPVIAWQHVELVGDVDAQVEQLCAAERAAACRIFTEPVFRATLISGLGGPTENRHRLVLTAHHIVIDGWSLPILLQEVFGAYYGQRLPSAAPYRNFVTWLAGQDRVAAQSAWGAALDGFETPTLVGSLATAGRRGVESYRIPEHITGSLSELARAQRTTVNTVLQAAWAQVLTWLTGHHDVAFGTAVSGRPADLAGADSMVGLLINTVPVRANITAATTVADLLDQLQRTHNDTVEHEHLALNEIHHAIGLDRLFDTLFVYENYPIDVGAQLGVQELAITDFSSREYNHYPLSVVAMPGQELGLRVEFDTEVFEPAAIEIIVDRLRQVLTAMVADPTTRLSSIDLLDAGEHDRLDTWGNRAVLTRPELALTSIPALFAAQVARAPEAVAITCGERSWTYGELDASANRLANHLVTRGARPGERVALLLPRTGEAIAAILAVLKTGAAYLPIDPAHPDSRVEFVLRDAAPVAAVTTADLLGRLAGSGVPAIDINDPAVDQQSENALPVPAVDDIAYIIYTSGTTGAPKGVAVTHRNVAQLLESLDAELDLGQVWTQCHSLAFDYSVWEIWGALLYGGRLLIVPDAVVRSPEELHAMLVSEEVSVLSQTPSAFYALQTADALQPEVGQQLKLQTVVFGGEALEPQRLSPWFDSHPGLPRMINMYGITETTVHASFREIGSGDVGSTSSPIGVPLEHLAFFVLDGWLRQVPVGVVGELYVAGSGQASGYLGRSDLTTTRFVACPFGAPGSRMYRTGDLVQWGEDGQLRYVGRADKQVKIRGYRIELGEVHAALARVDGVDQAAVIAREDRPGDKRLVGYITESIAGTLDPAAVRSVLAERLPAYMVPAAVVVLSALPLTVNGKLDTRALPAPEYQDADHYRAPEDAVEEILAGIYAQVLGVEQIGVDDSFFDLGGDSISSMQVVARARAAGLLLRPRDIFVEQTVSRLAQVAVFADGATAVVDEGTGPVVATPIIQWLQGLGGKVDEFNQTVVLQAPEGVTDDDVVIVLQALLDRHATLRLRAEGAGGDWSLLVPETGAVDANDCLLAVDALTDEALYQARSRLSPATGSMLSALWERGNSRLVLIIHHLAVDAVSWRILLEDINIAWAQHHGGQPVELPSGGTSFARWATLLDQHARSADVVALADTWGQVEAIPAALPPAHPTMDTYVSAGQLSVSLDADLTRELLGEVPAAYHAGVQDILLIAFALAWNEFLGSGGAPIGIDVEGHGRNEELGGTLERDIDLSRTVGWFTSKYPVSLAVGELSWAHVVAGDSALAPIIKDAKEQLRALPDGLTYGLLRYLNPDVDVAGPDPAIGFNYLGRLGAGGADLSEDLWRIDSGGVSITAAATSVPTPLGHTVELNAGVMEGAGPDSGRLHATWTWALSALSHDQVDRISRLWFDALAGICSHVRSGGGGLTPSDVVPARLSQQQIDQLHEQYQIADVLPLTPLQQGLLFHSNLAPHAMEGSDDLYAVQLDVALSGPLDPKRLEEAVHTAIKRRPNVVATFYEEFGAPVQLIPADPELAWQYIELDADGGADVEQRVERLSAAERAAVCDLAAQPAFRAALARTGEDQYRFLVTNHHIVLDGWSKPILLQEIFASYFGERLPAPVAYRRFVTWLSGQDNSTARAAWGKVFEGFETPTLVGPPGRMVLGRRGVQSFEVSAETTQALGELARSCRTTVSTVLQAAWAQLLMWLTGQTDVAFGTAVSGRPTDLVGAESMVGLLINTVPVRATITSATTIADLLNQLQGAYGDTLEHQHLALNEIHHAVGHDQLFDTMFVYENYPIDAAALSRVHELSITGFSNREYNHYPLAVQATPGHELGLRVEFDTDVFNAVRIGKLVKRFQRVLEAMTSDVKGKKKEPS, encoded by the coding sequence ATGTTGGAGTCTGAGGACGGGGCATTATCGCTTTCGCGCGGACAATTGGATATCTGGCTTTCACAGGAAAGCGGTCTTGTCGGTGCGGAGTGGCAGCTTGGCCTCTTGGTTCGAATCGAAGGAAAAGTAGAACGAGTTCTACTTGAGCAGGCCGTCCGTCAGGCAATCTGTGAAGCTGAACCTGCGCGGGCCGCCTTCCTTGAGGTCAATGGTCAGATCGTTCAGAAGGCGATTGACCATTCGGAGCTCGTGTTGGCCTTCCACGACGTGCGCGATTCAGAAGATCCTGTGGGGCACGCTCGCCAGATCGCCTCATCGATACAACGCACACTGATGCCGTTGACCGGCCAACTGCTGAAATTCGCATTGATCCGGACCGCGGACGATGAGTACTACATGTTCGGGCTGTGCCACCACATCAACCTGGACGGCTTGGGTATGGCGATCGTGAGCCGTCGGATCGCGTCGATCTACTCCGCGCTGGTCGCGGGGGATCCGATTCCCGACGCCTACTTCGGCACCCTGCAGGACCTGGTCGATCTGGAGACCGAGTACGAAGCGTCCGCCGACTACATAGAGGATCGAAACTACTGGAGCCGTAACCTTCCACCGGACAGCGGGCTCGATCCTCGTCCGCCGCATGCTCATGAGGGCCATGAGGGCTACACACCGTCCGCGTCGGTTCAGATCGATGACGCCGTAGTAGGTCAAATCAAAGACTTGACAAAGGCTTTGCGTGTCCGCCGGTACTCGGTTATCACGGCGGCCTGCGCGTTGTTGGTGCGCGGATGGTCTACGAGCGGGTCGGAAGTGGCACTTGACTTTCCGGTGAGCCGACGCGTTCGGCCCGAGTCGAAGATGCTCCCGGGCATGCTGGCCGGCGTGGTGCCGCTGGTGCTCAGTGCTCCGCCGGAATCCACGGTCGCCGAATTCTGCCAGCACGTTGATGTACGCATTCGCGAACTGCTGAAGCATCAACGGTTCCCCGCGCACATTCTGGATGGCGGCGAATTCGGTCTCCGGGGCCCCCGCCAGGCGGGAAATCGCGTCGCCATCAATTTCATTCCCATGAGGCTCACCTTGGACCTCGCCGGCGTGCCCGCCACGGCGAGTTACACCAACCACGGCCCCATGGGGCACTTCGGACTCTTCTTTATCGGAGCCAGTGACCAACTACTTCTCAGCTCCTCGGGTGATGGGGAGCCGTTCGCCAACTTTGGAGTGCCGAATCTGGCGCTTCGGTTGCAGCGCCTGCTCTCGGAGATGGCCGCCGACCCGGAGCGTCGACTTTCCTCACTGGACTCGCTCCTGCGCGAGGAGCTCACCGGACTGAACATGCTGGGCAACAGGGCCGCATTGACCGGTCCGGCCGGTACCCGCGTGTCGATTCCGGAATTGTTTGCGTCCCAGGTCTCCGCGGATCCCGATGCTGCCGCGTTGACCTTCGCAGACCGCACGCTGACCTACCGCGAGCTCGACGCGGCCGCCGACAGTCTGGCGGTTCGGCTGGTATCGCACGGCGTGGGTCCCGGCGACCGCGTGGTTCTGCTGTCGGACCGCTCTGCTCAGGCGGTCATCGGAATACTGGCCGTGCTGAAGGTCGGGGCGGCATACCTGCCGATCGACCCGGCGGTACCGGCGTCGCGGCTGGAGTACATCCTCGGTGATGCTGCACCGGTGGCCGCGATCACCACCGCTGGGCTCAGGGCGCGGCTGGACGGTTTTGATCTCGCCATCATCGACCTCGATCCCGCCGCCGATACCTCACTCGATACGGTGCCGGCGGCTCCGTGGCTCGGCGCGAGTCCAGATGACATCGCTTACATCATCTACACCTCGGGCACCACGGGAGCCCCCAAGGGCGTTGGCGTCACGCACCACAATGTCACCCAGTTGATGGTGACGCTCGATGCCGGTCTGCCGAACCCCGGGGTATGGCCGCTCTGCCATTCGTTGGCGTTCGATGTTTCGGTATGGGAGATCTGGGGCGCATTGCTGCGCGGTGGCCGACTGGTGGTGGTACCTGAATCGATCACGGGCTCACCCGCGGATTTCCACGATGTGCTGGTCGCCGAACAGGTCACCGTCCTGACGCAAACGCCGTCGGCTGTGGCGATGCTTTCCCCCGAAGGCCTTGAGTCCACGGCGCTTGCCGTGGTGGGTGAGGCGTGCCCTGCGGCGGTCGTCGAGCGGTGGGCACCCGGCCGGGTGATGATCAACGCTTACGGACCGACCGAGACCACGATGTGCGTGGCGATCAGTGCCCCGCTGGAAGCAGGGTCGCCGGATTCTGTGGTTCCGATCGGCGCGCCGGTACCCGGTGCGGCGCTTTTTGTGTTGGACACCTGGATGCAACCGGTGCCGGCCGGCGTCGTCGGGGAACTGTATGTCGCTGGTGAGGGTGTCGCTTGCGGGTACATCGGCCGCTCCAACCTGACGGCCTCGCGCTTCGTGGCGTGCCCCTTTGGGCAGCCGGGTACACGCATGTATCGCACCGGGGATCTGGTGTCGTGGGGAGATGACGGACAGCTGCAGTATCTGGGCCGGGCCGATGAGCAGGTCAAGATCCGTGGGTACCGCATTGAACTCGGTGAAGTCCAAGCCGCGTTGAGTGCGCTCGATGGGGTGGACCAGGCAGCAGTGATCGTCCGCGAGGACCGGCCCGGAGACAAACGCCTCGTCGGCTATGTCACGGGGACGGCAGGCCCCGCCGATGTGCGCAGCACCTTGGCGAAACGTCTTCCGCCCTACATGGTTCCGGTGGCGGTGGTGGTGCTTGAGGCGTTGCCTCTGACGTCCAACAACAAACTGGACACGCGCGCGTTGCCGACTCCCGAATACGGCGGTCTGGGTGCTGACTACCGGGCACCCGGTACTGCCGTCGAGGAAATCCTGGTCGGTGTCTACGCCCAGGTGCTCGGTATTGACCGTGTCGGAGTCGACGACTCCTTCTTTGATCTGGGTGGCGACAGCATCCTGTCGATGCAGGTGGTCGCCCGCGCCCGCGCCGCGGGTGTGTTGTGCCGGCCGCGTGATGTCTTCATCGAGCAGACCGTGTCGCGACTGGCCGCGATCGTCGAAATCTCCGGCGGCGAAGCCGATGTGGTGGACGAAGGCCTCGGACCCGTGGAAGTCACGCCGATCATGCACTGGCTGCACAGCGTGCAGGGCTCGGCGGGTGCGGTCGATGAGTTCAACCAGACACTTGTGGTTCAGGCACCTTCGGGAGTTTCCGAGGACGACGTGGTTGTCGTGTTGCAGGCTTTGCTGGACAGGCATGCCACGCTGCGGCTGCGCGCCACGGACAATGACGGCGCGTGGGCACTGTTCGTCCCGGAGGCGGGCGCGATAGCGGCCCGTGATTGCCTGTACGTCGTCGATGCCTTGTCGGATAAGGCGTTGGTGGCGGCCCGTTCTCGACTGAATGTGGCCACCGGATCGATGCTGAGCGCGGTATGGGTCCCCGGTGCCGGCCAGCTGGCGTTGGTGATTCACCACCTGGCTGTCGACGGAGTGTCGTGGCGAATTCTCTTGGAAGACTTGAATATCGCGTGGGCGCAGCATCACAGTGGAGCGGATGTGGTGCTGCCGACCGGTGGGACGTCCTTCGCCCGTTGGTCCTCGCTGCTGTTCGAACACGCGCGGTCCACGGATGTGGTGGAGCACGCCGATGCATGGAAGCAGGTACTGACTGCACCTGCACGAGTGTCCGCGGTCCAGCCCGCCACCGACACGTACGCCAACGCCGGACGACTATCTCTGTCATTGGATGTCGAGACCACGAGACAACTGCTCGGCGAGGTGCCTGCGGCGTTTCACGCTGGGGTGCAAGATGTTCTATTGATCGCCTTCGGTTTGGCCTGGAATGAATTCCTTGGCACCAGGGGAGCGCCGATCGCGCTCGACATCGAGGGGCACGGGCGACAGGAGGAGATCGGCGAAGCTGTTCATCGCCGCATCGACCTGTCGCGCACGGTCGGGTGGTTCACCACCAAGTACCCGGCGTCATTGGCGGTAGGCGAACTGTCGTGGGGGCAGGTGACGGCGGGCGAGGCTGCACTCGGACAGGTGGTCAAGGCGGCCAAGGAGCAGCTGCGTGCCTTGCCCGACGGATTGACCTATGGTTTGCTACGCTACCTGAACCCCGATATCGACCTGTCCGGGCCGGAGCCGACAATCGGTTTCAACTACCTCGGGCGCCTGGGTGCGGGAGCGGCCGAGCTCTCTGAGGATTTCTGGCGGATAAGCCACGAGAGTTTGTCGATGACCGATGTGGCTGCGGCGATTTCGATGCCGCTGGCCCACTCGGTGGAGCTCAACGCCGGGACAATGGACACCGAGTCCGGTCCGGAGCTTCGGGCCAACTGGGCTTGGGCGCCTTCAGCTTTGGACGATGCGCAGGCTGATCGGCTGAGCCAGTTGTGGTTCGAGGCGCTCAGCGGGATATGCGCTCACGTGCGTTCGGGTGGAGGCGGCCTGACGCCGTCGGATCTGGCGCCCGCGCGCCTGACCCAGCAGCAGATCGACACGCTGGTGCAGCAGTACGAGGTCGCCGATGTGCTCCCGCTTACCCCGTTGCAGCAGGGGCTGTTGTTCCAGGCCGGATTTGCCGAGGCCACTGGGGATTCCGTAGGTGATGACGTCTACGCGGTCCAGTTGGGGCTGACGGTGACCGGGCCGCTGGATGCGGGTCGCTTGCGTGCCGCGGTGTACACGGTGGTGCGACGCCATCCGAACCTGGCCGCCGTCTTCAGTGAGGAGTACGGGGAGCCCCTGCAGATCATCCTGGCTGATCCTGTGATTGCTTGGCAGCATGTTGAATTGGTCGGCGATGTCGATGCGCAGGTTGAGCAGCTGTGTGCGGCAGAGCGCGCGGCGGCCTGCAGGATTTTCACCGAGCCGGTCTTCCGGGCGACGCTCATCTCCGGGCTCGGTGGTCCTACGGAAAATCGGCATCGGCTCGTCCTGACCGCTCACCACATCGTGATTGATGGCTGGTCGCTGCCGATCTTGCTGCAGGAAGTCTTTGGCGCCTATTACGGGCAGCGCCTGCCTTCGGCCGCACCGTACCGAAACTTCGTCACCTGGTTGGCGGGGCAGGATCGTGTTGCGGCGCAATCGGCATGGGGTGCGGCCCTCGACGGTTTCGAGACCCCCACGCTGGTCGGTTCGCTTGCTACCGCGGGTCGCCGCGGCGTCGAGTCCTATCGGATACCGGAGCACATCACCGGTTCGCTCTCGGAGCTGGCCCGTGCCCAGCGCACCACCGTCAACACGGTGCTCCAGGCAGCGTGGGCTCAAGTGCTGACCTGGTTGACCGGTCACCACGATGTGGCGTTCGGCACCGCGGTGTCGGGGCGTCCCGCGGACTTGGCTGGAGCCGACTCGATGGTTGGCCTGTTGATCAACACGGTGCCGGTACGCGCAAACATCACCGCGGCCACCACCGTCGCCGATCTGCTGGACCAGCTGCAACGCACCCACAACGACACCGTCGAGCACGAGCACTTGGCGCTCAACGAGATTCACCACGCGATCGGTCTGGACAGACTTTTCGACACGCTGTTCGTGTACGAGAACTACCCGATCGACGTCGGTGCGCAGTTGGGTGTGCAAGAGCTGGCCATCACCGACTTCAGCAGCCGCGAATACAACCATTACCCCCTGTCCGTCGTGGCCATGCCGGGGCAAGAGTTGGGCCTGCGTGTCGAATTCGACACCGAGGTATTCGAACCGGCGGCGATCGAGATCATCGTGGACAGACTGCGGCAGGTGCTGACGGCCATGGTCGCGGACCCCACCACGCGGTTGTCTTCCATCGACCTACTCGATGCCGGCGAACACGATCGGTTGGACACGTGGGGTAACCGCGCAGTGCTGACCCGTCCGGAGCTGGCGTTGACCTCGATCCCGGCACTGTTCGCCGCTCAGGTCGCGCGCGCACCGGAGGCAGTCGCGATCACCTGTGGTGAACGTTCTTGGACCTATGGCGAATTGGACGCGAGCGCCAACAGATTGGCGAACCATTTGGTGACCCGTGGCGCCCGCCCGGGTGAGCGGGTGGCGCTACTGCTTCCCCGTACCGGTGAGGCGATCGCGGCGATTCTGGCCGTGCTCAAGACTGGAGCGGCGTATCTGCCGATCGACCCCGCACACCCCGACTCTCGGGTGGAATTCGTACTGCGGGACGCGGCGCCGGTTGCCGCGGTCACGACGGCGGACCTGCTGGGGCGCCTGGCCGGGTCCGGGGTGCCGGCTATTGATATCAATGATCCTGCCGTAGATCAGCAGTCGGAGAACGCATTACCTGTCCCCGCGGTGGACGACATCGCGTACATCATCTACACCTCGGGAACCACCGGCGCCCCGAAGGGTGTGGCGGTTACCCACCGCAACGTTGCCCAATTGTTGGAATCGCTGGACGCAGAACTAGATTTGGGCCAGGTCTGGACACAATGCCACTCCCTGGCCTTCGACTACTCCGTGTGGGAAATCTGGGGTGCACTGCTGTACGGCGGCCGGCTGCTCATCGTGCCCGATGCGGTGGTGCGCTCCCCGGAAGAACTGCACGCCATGCTTGTCAGCGAAGAAGTCAGCGTGCTGAGTCAGACTCCTTCGGCCTTCTACGCGTTGCAAACCGCGGATGCGCTGCAACCCGAAGTGGGGCAGCAGCTCAAGCTGCAGACGGTGGTCTTCGGCGGAGAGGCACTTGAACCGCAGCGTCTGTCGCCATGGTTCGACAGCCACCCGGGGCTGCCGCGGATGATCAACATGTACGGCATCACCGAGACGACAGTGCACGCCTCCTTCCGGGAGATCGGCAGCGGCGACGTCGGCAGCACCAGCAGCCCGATCGGTGTGCCGTTGGAGCATCTCGCCTTCTTCGTCTTGGACGGTTGGCTGCGCCAGGTGCCGGTTGGTGTCGTCGGTGAGTTGTATGTGGCGGGGTCCGGCCAGGCGAGTGGTTACCTGGGACGTTCGGACCTGACGACAACACGTTTCGTCGCCTGCCCATTCGGGGCGCCCGGATCGCGGATGTATCGCACCGGAGATCTGGTGCAGTGGGGCGAGGACGGCCAGCTGCGGTATGTGGGACGCGCCGACAAGCAGGTCAAGATCCGCGGATACCGCATCGAACTCGGTGAGGTGCACGCGGCACTGGCCCGTGTGGACGGCGTGGACCAAGCGGCGGTGATCGCACGCGAGGACCGGCCCGGCGACAAGCGGTTGGTGGGTTACATCACCGAATCGATCGCGGGGACTTTGGATCCCGCAGCGGTGCGTTCCGTGCTGGCCGAGCGGCTGCCCGCGTACATGGTTCCCGCGGCCGTCGTGGTGTTGAGTGCCTTGCCGTTGACGGTCAACGGCAAGCTCGACACTCGCGCACTGCCCGCACCCGAGTACCAGGACGCCGACCACTACCGGGCACCGGAGGATGCGGTAGAGGAAATCTTGGCCGGCATCTATGCCCAGGTGCTCGGCGTAGAACAGATCGGTGTCGACGATTCATTCTTCGACCTTGGCGGGGACAGTATTTCGTCGATGCAGGTGGTAGCCCGCGCCCGGGCCGCTGGTCTGTTGCTGCGGCCGCGCGACATCTTCGTCGAGCAGACCGTGTCGCGGCTGGCGCAGGTAGCAGTGTTCGCCGACGGAGCGACGGCAGTCGTCGACGAGGGCACAGGTCCGGTGGTGGCCACACCAATCATCCAGTGGCTGCAAGGGCTTGGTGGCAAGGTCGACGAGTTCAATCAGACCGTGGTGTTGCAAGCTCCCGAGGGAGTCACCGACGACGATGTGGTCATCGTGCTGCAGGCCTTGCTGGATCGGCACGCCACCCTGAGGCTTCGTGCCGAGGGCGCCGGCGGTGATTGGTCGCTTCTGGTCCCAGAGACAGGGGCGGTAGACGCGAACGATTGCCTGCTCGCGGTTGATGCGTTGACCGACGAGGCGCTGTATCAGGCGCGGTCGCGCCTGAGCCCCGCTACCGGTTCGATGCTGAGCGCACTGTGGGAACGCGGCAACAGCAGGCTGGTGCTGATCATTCACCACCTGGCGGTGGATGCGGTGTCATGGCGAATTCTGTTGGAAGACATCAATATCGCTTGGGCGCAGCATCACGGTGGACAACCGGTGGAGCTGCCGTCGGGCGGAACGTCATTTGCCCGATGGGCGACACTGCTCGACCAGCACGCGCGTTCGGCCGACGTGGTGGCGTTGGCCGACACCTGGGGCCAGGTAGAGGCGATCCCGGCCGCGTTGCCGCCGGCACACCCCACGATGGACACCTATGTCAGTGCAGGACAGTTGTCGGTATCGCTGGACGCTGACCTCACCCGGGAATTGCTGGGTGAGGTGCCCGCCGCGTACCACGCTGGTGTCCAGGACATCCTGCTGATCGCTTTCGCCTTGGCGTGGAACGAGTTTCTCGGCTCCGGTGGTGCGCCGATCGGAATCGACGTGGAAGGCCATGGCCGCAACGAAGAACTGGGCGGAACTCTCGAGCGAGACATTGATCTGTCGCGCACCGTCGGCTGGTTCACCAGCAAGTATCCGGTGTCGTTGGCAGTGGGTGAACTGTCGTGGGCACACGTGGTTGCCGGTGATTCCGCGCTGGCTCCCATCATCAAGGACGCCAAGGAACAACTGCGTGCCCTGCCCGACGGACTCACTTACGGGCTGTTGCGGTACCTGAACCCCGATGTTGACGTCGCGGGACCGGACCCGGCGATCGGGTTCAACTACCTGGGCCGGCTTGGTGCAGGCGGAGCCGACCTCTCCGAGGATCTGTGGCGGATCGACTCCGGCGGGGTGTCGATCACTGCCGCGGCGACGTCGGTACCGACTCCGTTGGGGCACACCGTGGAGCTCAATGCCGGTGTGATGGAAGGCGCCGGGCCCGACTCCGGTCGCTTGCATGCGACGTGGACCTGGGCGCTATCGGCGTTGAGCCACGACCAGGTCGACAGGATCAGCCGGCTCTGGTTCGACGCGTTGGCCGGGATCTGCTCGCATGTGCGCTCGGGTGGTGGCGGGCTCACTCCGTCCGACGTCGTTCCGGCGCGACTGAGCCAGCAACAGATCGACCAGCTGCACGAGCAGTATCAGATCGCCGATGTCCTGCCGTTGACTCCGCTGCAGCAGGGGCTGCTGTTCCACTCGAATCTGGCACCACATGCGATGGAGGGCAGTGACGACCTGTACGCGGTGCAGCTCGATGTGGCCTTGAGTGGCCCGCTGGATCCGAAGCGGCTCGAGGAAGCCGTGCACACCGCGATCAAACGTCGCCCGAACGTCGTCGCCACGTTCTACGAGGAGTTCGGCGCTCCAGTGCAGCTCATTCCGGCCGATCCCGAACTGGCATGGCAGTACATCGAGCTCGACGCGGACGGCGGCGCTGATGTCGAGCAGCGGGTTGAGCGGCTTTCCGCCGCGGAGCGGGCCGCGGTCTGCGACCTGGCCGCGCAACCGGCGTTCCGGGCCGCGCTGGCCCGGACCGGGGAGGACCAGTACCGGTTCCTGGTCACCAATCACCACATCGTGCTCGACGGGTGGTCAAAGCCGATCCTGCTGCAGGAGATCTTCGCGAGCTATTTCGGGGAACGCCTGCCGGCACCGGTGGCCTACCGCAGGTTTGTGACCTGGTTATCCGGACAGGACAACAGCACTGCACGCGCGGCCTGGGGCAAGGTCTTCGAAGGTTTCGAGACCCCGACCTTGGTGGGCCCGCCCGGGCGAATGGTGCTGGGACGAAGAGGGGTTCAGTCCTTCGAGGTGTCTGCCGAGACCACACAGGCACTCGGCGAGCTCGCTCGCTCCTGCCGCACCACGGTCAGCACGGTGCTGCAGGCCGCATGGGCGCAGCTGCTGATGTGGCTGACCGGCCAGACCGATGTCGCGTTCGGCACCGCGGTATCGGGTAGGCCCACCGATCTCGTCGGGGCGGAATCGATGGTGGGCCTGTTGATCAACACGGTGCCGGTCCGCGCGACCATCACCTCGGCCACCACCATCGCCGACCTGTTGAACCAGCTGCAGGGCGCGTACGGGGACACACTGGAGCATCAGCACTTGGCGCTCAACGAGATTCATCATGCCGTCGGGCATGATCAGCTGTTTGACACCATGTTCGTCTACGAGAACTACCCCATCGACGCGGCAGCGCTATCGCGCGTGCATGAGTTGTCTATCACCGGGTTCAGTAATCGTGAGTACAACCATTACCCGCTCGCGGTGCAAGCCACACCGGGCCACGAGCTGGGGCTTCGCGTCGAATTTGACACCGATGTCTTCAACGCTGTCCGAATTGGAAAGTTGGTCAAGAGGTTCCAGCGCGTGCTGGAGGCCATGACGTCCGATGTCAAAGGGAAGAAGAAGGAGCCCTCATGA
- a CDS encoding MbtH family protein, with protein sequence MSINPFDDDKGSFFVLVNDEEQHSLWPAFADVPDGWRVVFGEADRAACLEYIEQNWTDIRPKSLRERLAQGGGLGR encoded by the coding sequence GTGAGCATCAATCCATTCGATGATGACAAGGGAAGCTTTTTCGTCTTGGTCAACGACGAGGAGCAGCACAGCCTATGGCCGGCTTTTGCCGATGTGCCTGATGGCTGGCGGGTTGTATTCGGTGAAGCGGACCGTGCCGCCTGCCTGGAGTACATCGAACAAAACTGGACCGATATCCGGCCGAAGAGCCTGCGTGAGAGATTGGCGCAGGGTGGGGGTCTTGGGCGCTGA